In the genome of Sorangium aterium, one region contains:
- a CDS encoding HEAT repeat domain-containing protein: MRSHVLVGCLAVLIPAAATLAIPHAEAADFDPSGRGKRPRPKAPKPGGGKPGGGGKPGPAARPQPAKPPQAKPEPAEAGDGKRGGPSSDALIARYTAIVMSQPSAPFPLQRLAQLYRERDGNLKKLVEEFERRAAQPGADAWASKVVLAGVYKQDGRYDDAIKTYEAAIADRPGDPAAMMALAQLEADRGDKARARAHYEKALPLLKVPADVEQTRRTLLALCLDLSDFDAAKAQHDALVKNAQGSLFVKAELGRELSARGHHARAEAEFRELVKAAAGDNRALAPALRDLGQSLARQKKMDEALAVLKRALAIAGSAAGVRAEILLIMTDAFRAEGKLAELIAILEAEKGQDFQRLATLGALYEETGDVDKAIGIYRRALALDGKHIDTRLRLVHLLQTAGELDAAIREYELLIKAAPGNADFVFELCETLIQRGDRPKALALLTQLEGRVADEAETLAAVADFYERVEEKDRALKVLQRLAGAAGGDPSHLVDLGDRYFQAGDKKKALETWARIKQVVPSRARAAATLGEVYLDHDMVAEALAALREAAQLEPANSRYKKALAIALERTASALGNAGPRYTEARELWEQLLAGAGNDKLLAREARTHIVSLWSLTHELPSRVAPLGARFNATPPDLEAGRLLAEVQRKLHRLPDAEATLRRLVQAAPGDEDSLLALERVLVLQQNLLGAIDVLGKLVEVNPKRAREFYQRMAQYAAELYRDDDAIRYAARAVELSPEDASGHQKLGDMYRRRQDFPRAIAEYRQALAKNDRLFPVYFDLAELLLTAGQAEEADRLFRRVVRASNDEELVARAARMSMQVNLGRGSLEVLERELLPVAVGNPQKPLYRRLLVELYGAMTFPLMQKVRGEGRAGGAAARAELAKIGARAVKPLLDALADEKESQQKVAIEVLAYVENKGAGPALYNFAIGQADKGLRARAMIACGALRDPAMLERYEQMLAPRDAAASVLPNDAVAVAATWGVARLAAGGGRPAAKAEALLARLLSSPAPEVRALAALGLGLTHDRKHAAALSAVARAPEAGSMPRAAAVRALGELGGGGEGPALFMSLADSSEPELRRAALITLARLGDGGGSAGHSGGGAGEAEAVAASGAAQAIAAGAFSSDEGLRAAAVSAAVALTRRAYPRTREPLPVPDGALTVKDALAGLDPDPPGPEDRAAALVALGPALQKAAVAAVATSPERALVVADAILSRGAAVSGGDRGAGVGAAALGLAPFTDGRAALAPEPRRQVEAAVEGIAAAVVSGFVALVRHPAIEVRTRAVELLATRPEPEAQAAVVDALGDPEESVRRAALSALGAVRHGPTIAAVSELLRSSSSWPLRVRAAEALGRLGAPGGGAGGGRPSQVAETLGEAARADAYALVREAAARALASADRAAAAPVLRQLAASDPEPRVRQTAAELMRSAAP, translated from the coding sequence GTGCGATCCCACGTTCTGGTCGGCTGCCTCGCGGTCCTGATCCCCGCGGCCGCGACGCTCGCGATCCCGCACGCCGAGGCCGCGGATTTCGATCCGTCCGGCCGCGGCAAGCGGCCCAGGCCGAAGGCCCCCAAGCCCGGCGGCGGCAAGCCCGGCGGCGGTGGCAAGCCCGGCCCCGCCGCGCGGCCGCAGCCCGCGAAGCCGCCGCAGGCGAAGCCGGAGCCGGCCGAGGCCGGCGACGGGAAGCGGGGCGGCCCGTCGAGCGACGCGCTGATCGCGCGCTACACGGCCATCGTCATGAGCCAGCCGAGCGCGCCCTTCCCGCTCCAGCGCCTCGCCCAGCTCTACCGCGAGCGCGACGGGAACCTGAAGAAGCTCGTCGAGGAGTTCGAGCGCCGCGCCGCGCAGCCCGGGGCCGACGCCTGGGCCTCCAAGGTCGTGCTCGCCGGCGTCTACAAGCAGGACGGGCGCTACGACGACGCCATCAAGACGTACGAGGCCGCCATCGCGGACCGGCCCGGGGACCCGGCGGCCATGATGGCGCTCGCCCAGCTCGAGGCGGATCGCGGCGACAAGGCCCGCGCGCGCGCGCACTACGAGAAGGCGCTGCCGCTGCTCAAGGTCCCCGCGGACGTCGAGCAGACCCGGCGCACGCTGCTCGCGCTCTGCCTCGACCTCTCCGACTTCGACGCGGCCAAGGCGCAGCACGACGCGCTCGTGAAGAACGCGCAGGGCTCGCTCTTCGTGAAGGCCGAGCTCGGGCGCGAGCTCTCCGCGCGCGGGCACCACGCGCGCGCCGAGGCCGAGTTCCGCGAGCTCGTGAAGGCCGCGGCAGGCGACAACCGGGCGCTCGCGCCGGCGCTGCGCGATCTCGGGCAGTCGCTCGCCAGGCAGAAGAAGATGGACGAGGCGCTCGCCGTGCTGAAGCGGGCGCTCGCCATCGCCGGCAGCGCCGCCGGGGTGCGGGCCGAGATCCTGCTCATCATGACCGACGCGTTCCGCGCCGAGGGCAAGCTCGCGGAGCTCATCGCCATCCTCGAGGCCGAGAAGGGGCAGGACTTCCAGCGGCTCGCGACCCTGGGCGCCCTGTACGAGGAGACCGGCGACGTCGACAAGGCGATCGGGATCTACAGGAGGGCCCTCGCGCTCGACGGCAAGCACATCGACACGCGGCTCCGGCTCGTCCACCTGCTCCAGACCGCCGGCGAGCTCGACGCCGCCATCCGCGAGTACGAGCTCCTGATCAAGGCGGCCCCGGGCAACGCGGACTTCGTCTTCGAGCTGTGCGAGACGCTCATCCAGCGGGGCGACCGGCCCAAGGCGCTCGCGCTGCTCACCCAGCTCGAGGGGCGCGTCGCGGACGAGGCCGAGACGCTCGCGGCCGTCGCCGATTTCTACGAGCGGGTGGAGGAGAAGGACCGGGCCCTCAAGGTGCTCCAGCGGCTCGCCGGGGCCGCGGGCGGCGATCCGAGCCACCTCGTCGACCTGGGCGACCGGTACTTCCAGGCCGGCGACAAGAAGAAGGCGCTGGAGACGTGGGCGCGCATCAAGCAGGTCGTGCCGAGCCGGGCGCGCGCCGCGGCCACGCTCGGCGAGGTGTACCTCGACCACGACATGGTGGCGGAGGCGCTCGCCGCGCTCCGGGAGGCCGCGCAGCTCGAGCCCGCGAACAGCCGCTACAAGAAGGCGCTCGCGATCGCGCTGGAGCGCACCGCGAGCGCGCTCGGCAACGCCGGGCCGCGCTACACGGAGGCGCGCGAGCTCTGGGAGCAGCTGCTCGCCGGGGCGGGCAACGACAAGCTGCTCGCGCGCGAGGCGCGCACCCACATCGTCAGCCTCTGGTCGCTCACCCACGAGCTGCCGAGCCGCGTCGCGCCGCTCGGCGCGCGCTTCAACGCGACCCCGCCCGACCTGGAGGCGGGGCGGCTGCTCGCGGAGGTGCAGCGCAAGCTGCACCGGCTGCCCGACGCCGAGGCCACGCTCCGGAGGCTGGTCCAGGCCGCGCCGGGGGACGAGGACTCGCTCCTCGCGCTGGAGCGCGTGCTCGTGCTCCAGCAGAACCTCCTCGGCGCGATCGACGTGCTGGGCAAGCTCGTCGAGGTGAACCCGAAGCGGGCCCGCGAGTTCTACCAGCGCATGGCGCAGTACGCCGCGGAGCTGTACCGCGACGACGACGCGATCCGGTACGCCGCGCGGGCCGTCGAGCTGTCGCCCGAGGACGCGAGCGGCCACCAGAAGCTCGGCGACATGTACCGCCGGCGGCAGGACTTCCCGCGCGCGATCGCCGAGTACCGGCAGGCCCTCGCGAAGAACGACCGGCTGTTCCCCGTGTACTTCGACCTCGCCGAGCTGCTGCTCACGGCGGGGCAGGCCGAGGAGGCCGACCGGCTCTTCCGCCGGGTGGTGCGGGCGTCGAACGACGAGGAGCTCGTCGCGCGCGCGGCGCGGATGTCGATGCAGGTGAACCTCGGCCGGGGCTCGCTCGAGGTGCTCGAGCGCGAGCTCCTCCCGGTCGCGGTCGGCAACCCGCAGAAGCCGCTCTACCGGCGGCTGCTCGTGGAGCTCTACGGCGCGATGACCTTCCCGCTGATGCAGAAGGTCCGCGGCGAGGGCCGCGCGGGGGGCGCGGCGGCGCGCGCGGAGCTCGCGAAGATCGGCGCCCGCGCCGTGAAGCCGCTGCTCGACGCGCTCGCGGACGAGAAGGAGTCGCAGCAGAAGGTCGCGATCGAGGTGCTGGCCTACGTCGAGAACAAGGGCGCCGGGCCGGCGCTCTACAACTTCGCGATCGGCCAGGCGGACAAGGGCCTGCGCGCCCGCGCGATGATCGCGTGCGGCGCGCTGCGCGACCCGGCCATGCTGGAGCGCTACGAGCAGATGCTCGCGCCGAGGGACGCGGCCGCGAGCGTGCTGCCGAACGACGCGGTCGCGGTCGCCGCGACCTGGGGCGTGGCGCGGCTCGCGGCGGGCGGCGGGCGGCCGGCGGCGAAGGCGGAGGCGCTGCTCGCGCGGCTCCTGTCGTCGCCGGCGCCGGAGGTGCGGGCGCTCGCGGCGCTCGGCCTCGGGCTGACGCACGACCGGAAGCACGCGGCGGCGCTGTCCGCGGTCGCGAGGGCGCCCGAGGCCGGCTCCATGCCGCGCGCGGCCGCGGTCCGCGCGCTGGGCGAGCTCGGGGGCGGCGGCGAGGGGCCCGCGCTGTTCATGTCGCTCGCCGACTCGAGCGAGCCGGAGCTGCGCCGCGCGGCGCTGATCACGCTCGCGCGGCTCGGCGACGGCGGCGGCAGCGCGGGACACAGCGGCGGCGGCGCCGGCGAGGCCGAGGCGGTCGCCGCGAGCGGGGCCGCGCAGGCGATCGCGGCCGGCGCGTTCTCGTCCGACGAGGGGCTGCGCGCCGCCGCGGTGTCGGCGGCGGTCGCGCTCACGCGGCGCGCGTACCCGCGCACGCGCGAGCCGCTGCCGGTGCCGGACGGCGCGCTGACGGTGAAGGACGCGCTCGCGGGGCTCGACCCCGATCCGCCCGGCCCGGAGGATCGCGCGGCGGCGCTCGTTGCGCTCGGCCCGGCGCTGCAGAAGGCCGCGGTCGCCGCGGTCGCGACGTCTCCCGAGCGGGCCCTGGTCGTCGCGGACGCGATCCTGTCGCGCGGCGCGGCCGTGTCGGGCGGCGATCGCGGCGCCGGCGTGGGCGCCGCGGCGCTCGGGCTCGCGCCCTTCACGGACGGGCGCGCGGCGCTCGCCCCGGAGCCGAGGCGGCAGGTGGAGGCCGCCGTGGAGGGGATCGCCGCGGCGGTGGTGAGCGGGTTCGTGGCGCTCGTGCGGCACCCGGCGATCGAGGTGCGCACGCGCGCGGTCGAGCTGCTCGCGACCCGGCCCGAGCCGGAGGCGCAGGCCGCGGTGGTCGACGCGCTCGGCGATCCCGAGGAGAGCGTGCGGCGCGCGGCGCTCTCGGCGCTCGGCGCGGTCCGGCACGGGCCGACGATCGCGGCCGTCTCGGAGCTCCTGCGGTCCTCGTCGAGCTGGCCGCTGCGCGTGCGCGCGGCGGAGGCGCTGGGTCGGCTCGGCGCGCCGGGCGGGGGCGCGGGCGGCGGCAGGCCGAGCCAGGTCGCGGAGACGCTCGGCGAGGCGGCCCGCGCCGACGCGTATGCCCTCGTGCGCGAGGCGGCGGCCCGCGCCCTGGCCTCCGCGGACCGCGCGGCGGCGGCGCCGGTGCTCCGGCAGCTCGCGGCGAGCGATCCCGAGCCGCGCGTCCGCCAGACCGCGGCCGAGCTGATGCGGAGCGCCGCGCCTTGA